Proteins encoded in a region of the Vicia villosa cultivar HV-30 ecotype Madison, WI linkage group LG5, Vvil1.0, whole genome shotgun sequence genome:
- the LOC131601994 gene encoding U-box domain-containing protein 13 produces the protein MEGEKVNAIIDLVNEISNISDFRPMVKKQYCNLARRLKLLIPLFEEIRDMHDSIPDYTSKAVILFKEALESARELLRFGSEGSKIYMVLERDQIMKKFYDVTARLEQSLDEISYDKLDISDEVKEQVELVLAQFRRAKGRVDDPDIKLYEDVSSLYNNSSDVTTDPAVLSQLADKLQLMGIADLTQESLALHEMVAVSSGDPGARIEKMSMLLKKIKDHVQIENLVKDDTKIAKGVSSGFQGLGKNDMNHQASVIPSDFKCPISLELMIDPVIVSTGQTYERSCIEKWLQDGHMTCPKTQQSLTSTVLTPNYVLRSLIEQWCEANGIEPPKRPSTSEPSKSASACSPAERSKIENLIQKLISGSPEDQRSAAGEIRLLAKRNADNRVAIAEAGAIPLLVGLLSVPDSRTQENAVTALLNLSIYESNKGSIVSSGAVPGIVHVLKRGSMEARENAAATLFSLSVIDENKVTIGSSGAITPLVTLLSEGTQRGKKDAATALFNLCIYQGNKGKAVRAGVIPTLMRLLTEPSGGMVDEALAILAILSSHPEGKSAIGAAEAVPVLVEFIGSGSPRNKENAAAVLVHLCSGDRQYIAQAEELGVMAPLLELAQNGTDRGKRKATQLIERMSRIREQEQHEVQIQAELLPQNDDIQPPPLIINLDIDT, from the exons atggAAGGTGAGAAAGTAAACGCTATAATTGACCTAGTCAACGAGATTTCCAACATCTCTGACTTCAGGCCTATGGTGAAGAAACAGTATTGCAATTTAGCACGAAGGTTGAAGCTTTTGATTCCTTTGTTCGAGGAGATTCGGGATATGCATGATTCAATCCCTGATTACACTTCAAAAGCTGTGATTTTGTTTAAAGAAGCTCTTGAATCAGCTAGGGAACTTCTCAGATTCGGAAGTGAAGGAAGCAAGATTTACATG GTCCTCGAGAGAGACCAGATTATGAAAAAATTCTATGACGTGACAGCTCGGTTGGAACAATCACTGGATGAAATTTCCTATGATAAACTTGACATATCAGATGAAGTAAAAGAGCAG GTTGAACTAGTTCTTGCTCAGTTTCGAAGAGCAAAAGGGAGAGTTGATGATCCAGATATCAAGTTGTATGAAGATGTGTCATCCCTTTACAACAATAGCAGTGACGTAACTACAGATCCAGCTGTTCTAAGTCAATTAGCAGACAAGTTGCAATTGATGGGAATAGCCGATCTTACACAAGAATCACTCGCTTTGCATGAGATGGTGGCAGTAAGTAGTGGGGATCCAGGGGCACGCATTGAGAAAATGTCAATGTTATTGAAGAAGATAAAGGATCATGTGCAAATAGAAAACCTAGTCAAGGATGATACTAAAATAGCAAAGGGAGTTTCTTCCGGATTTCAAGGACTAGGGAAAAATGATATGAATCATCAGGCCTCTGTTATCCCAAGTGATTTTAAATGTCCGATTTCCTTGGAATTGATGATTGATCCTGTCATTGTTTCAACAGGACAG ACTTATGAGCGTTCCTGTATTGAGAAGTGGTTGCAAGACGGGCACATGACATGCCCAAAAACGCAGCAGTCTCTCACCAGTACTGTTCTCACACCCAACTATGTCTTACGAAGCCTGATAGAACAATGGTGTGAAGCCAATGGCATAGAGCCACCAAAACGACCCAGCACTTCTGAGCCAAGTAAATCAGCATCAGCTTGCTCCCCAGCGGAGCGAAGTAAGATTGAAAATCTAATTCAAAAGCTCATATCTGGCAGTCCTGAAGACCAGAGATCAGCGGCTGGCGAGATTCGCCTTCTTGCAAAACGCAATGCAGATAATCGTGTAGCTATTGCTGAAGCTGGTGCAATACCTCTCCTCGTTGGTCTCCTCTCCGTGCCCGACTCCCGAACTCAAGAGAATGCTGTGACAGCGCTTCTGAATCTCTCCATATATGAGAGTAACAAAGGAAGCATTGTCTCTTCAGGAGCAGTTCCAGGCATAGTTCATGTGCTGAAGAGGGGAAGCATGGAAGCTCGGGAAAACGCGGCTGCAACACTTTTCAGCCTTTCAGTTATAGATGAAAATAAGGTCACAATTGGTTCTTCAGGAGCCATAACACCACTGGTGACACTGCTGAGTGAGGGTACCCAAAGGGGTAAGAAAGATGCTGCAACAGCACTCTTCAATCTGTGCATTTACCAAGGAAACAAGGGAAAGGCGGTGAGGGCTGGTGTTATTCCCACGCTGATGAGACTTCTGACAGAACCTAGCGGAGGAATGGTGGATGAAGCATTGGCCATTTTGGCAATTTTGTCTAGTCATCCTGAAGGGAAGTCTGCCATTGGTGCTGCAGAGGCAGTGCCGGTGTTGGTAGAGTTTATTGGGAGTGGATCCCCAAGGAACAAAGAGAACGCAGCTGCGGTATTAGTTCACCTTTGTTCTGGCGATCGACAATACATAGCGCAGGCAGAGGAGCTGGGGGTGATGGCTCCGTTGTTAGAATTGGCTCAAAACGGTACTGACAGAGGCAAAAGAAAGGCAACACAATTGATAGAGCGTATGAGCAGGATCCGTGAGCAAGAACAGCACGAAGTTCAGATACAAGCTGAACTTCTACCTCAGAATGACGATATCCAACCACCACCTTTGATCATTAACCTCGATATTGACACCTGA